One Denticeps clupeoides unplaced genomic scaffold, fDenClu1.1, whole genome shotgun sequence genomic region harbors:
- the LOC114783005 gene encoding probable ATP-dependent RNA helicase DDX52, with translation MDAAELFRKLGRGAKFDLKRFGGDAQRFQVRKVARRGDGGAGGSGSETVAPSREDDDDMNVEESKEEIRKLSVKRRQQLHQEKVNQVRHQNRINVHGSDVPHPVCTFEELQQEYQLDPRIIQNLRDAGFQSPTAIQMQAIPLMMNRRELLACAPTGSGKTVAFCLPILAHLRQPLNVGFRAVILSPTRELASQTHRELKKLSEGLGFRIHMINKGHDATKKFGPKSAKKFDVLVTTPNRLVYLLKQEPPAADLSSVQWLVVDESDKLFEDGRTGFRDQLAAIFQACSSSQVRRALYSATCAPDVEQWCQLHLDNLVSVNIGPRNSAPQTVEQSLLFVGAESGKLVAMRDLIKKGFSPPVLVFVQSVLRARELFHELLYEGIHVDVIHSDRTQQQRDNVVTSFRSGKIWVLICTALLARGIDFKGVNLVVNYDFPTSAVEYIHRIGRTGRAGHKGRAITFFTESDRPMLRSIATVMKQTGCSIPDYMLGFKKTKSKMKRQIEKRPPWRATIRTTPRFLLQKGKRKRRPGKKVTAPESGQPSEPGT, from the exons ATGGACGCGGCCGAACTGTTCAGGAAACTCGGCCGTGGAGCGAAGTTCGACCTGAAGAGGTTCGGCGGGGACGCCCAGAGGTTCCAG GTGAGGAAGGTGGCGAGGCGCGGAGACGGCGGCGCTGGTGGCTCCGGGTCCGAGACGGTGGCTCCGAGTCGCGAAG ATGATGACGATATGAATGTGGAGGAGAGTAAAGAGGAGATTCGCAAATTATCTGTGAAGAGACGCCAGCAGCTTCACCAAGAGAAG GTGAACCAGGTCAGACACCAGAACCGGATCAACGTCCACGGCAGTGATGTTCCCCACCCTGTCTGCACCTTCGAGGAGCTACAGCAGGAGTACCAGCTCGACCCGCGGATCATCCAGAACCTCCGAGACGCCGGCTTCCAGAGCCCCACGGCCATCCAGATGCAGGCAATTCCCCTCATGATGAAT AGGCGTGAGTTGTTGGCATGCGCGCCGACAGGTTCTGGAAAGACCGTGGCGTTTTGTCTGCCGATCCTGGCCCACCTACGCCAGCCTCTCAACGTCGGCTTCCGAGCGGTGATCCTGTCCCCCACCAGAGAGCTCGCCAGCCAG acacacagagagctgAAGAAGCTGTCAGAAGGTCTGGGCTTCAGGATTCACATGATCAACAAAGGACATGATGCTACCAAGAAGTTCGGCCCCAAGTCTGCCAAGAAATTTG ACGTTTTGGTGACGACCCCCAACCGCTTGGTGTACCTCCTGAAGCAGGAGCCGCCCGCAGCGGACCTGAGCAG CGTTCAGTGGCTGGTGGTGGACGAGTCTGACAAGCTGTTTGAAGACGGACGGACGGGATTCAGGGACCAGCTGGCCGCCATTTTTCAGGCCTGCAGCTCCAGCCAAGTGCGCCGAGCGCTCTACAGCGCCACCTGTGCGCCGGACGTGGAGCAGTGGTGCCAGCTGCACCTGGACAACCTTGTTAGTGTCAATATTGGTCCAAG GAACTCCGCACCACAGACAGTGGAACAGTCGCTCCTGTTTGTTGGGGCTGAAAGTGGGAAACTGGTGGCCATGAGGGACCTCATTAAAAAG GGCTTTTCACCCCCCGTGCTGGTGTTTGTGCAGTCAGTCCTGAGAGCGCGAGAGCTTTTCCACGAGCTTCTCTACGAAGGCATACACGTGGACGTCATCCATTCAGACCGCACTCAGCAGCAG AGGGACAATGTGGTGACCAGCTTCCGCTCCGGAAAGATCTGGGTCCTTATTTGCACCGCTCTGCTGGCCAGAGGCATCGATTTCAAAGGCGTCAACCTGGTGGTCAACTACGACTTCCCAACCAGCGCTGTGGAGTACATCCATCGCATCG GGCGCACAGGCAGAGCAGGACACAAGGGCAGGGCGatcaccttcttcacagagagtGACCGACCCATGCTGCGGAG CATCGCCACAGTTATGAAACAGACCGGATGCTCCATCCCAGACTACATGCTGGGATTCAAGAAAACCAAGAG TAAGATGAAAAGGCAGATTGAGAAGAGACCTCCATGGAGGGCGACCATCCGCACGACCCCACGCTTCCTCCTTCAGAAAGGCAAGAGGAAGAG GAGACCAGGAAAGAAAGTCACTGCACCTGAGAGTGGACAGCCATCGGAACCGGGGACTTGA